The Anguilla anguilla isolate fAngAng1 chromosome 4, fAngAng1.pri, whole genome shotgun sequence genome has a window encoding:
- the LOC118224566 gene encoding sperm-associated antigen 16 protein → MATDEGAPQELTDCLYYLENVSIPEDSEDHYEFEEVPIDDEWSLTEGEEDLGAVMKALCDRADGTGTVPKSITPDKQQIFHIPEVVDDFVRNFLVRMGMHKTLDCFQTEWYEMVYKGKLNKEQVGIVQDAYTQNQLLDNKLQNVQRERDDYREAAFKAGEVLVRLRKERDFHRLHHKRVAQEKNRLIEDFKRLKKHYASYEPAMQMLTDKYQAALKQKMLVSLERDRALGQLQGLEVSLRNTAAKGVDRLSAGSHSASREPGLLHGQGRLKGSAGEDSRPQAEGIAPNNLDSEFPADTCIDPLLTHVKLHPADGSRMPVFHLTSSVKAHSLPVSCLALHPQKLIAASTSDDHLWKMWGLPVGEELMTGEGHSDWLSGCSFQPNGGQLATTSGDATVKVWDFSLGHCVLTLEGHTHATWGCSFHSCGDFLASCSMDNTCKVWDLHSQRCRNTLRGHTDSVNSVCFLPLSNTLLTCSADKTLALWDARTGLRAQTFYGHLHSCNHASFSLPGNAVASCDSYGEVKLWDIRKATVVVTVYIGPHPSNQVAFNPSGWTLAVASNDGSVKLVDLGSSQVTSLVGHEDAVQSVIFDHKGEYLLSGGSDGMIHIWS, encoded by the coding sequence ATGGCTACTGACGAAGGAGCACCACAAGAACTCACAGACTGTCTATACTACCTTGAAAATGTGTCAATACCTGAAGACTCCGAGGACCATTATGAGTTTGAGGAGGTTCCTATTGATGATGAATGGAGCCTAACCGAAGGAGAGGAGGATTTGGGGGCTGTAATGAAAGCGCTCTGTGATCGCGCAGATGGTACAGGAACAGTGCCAAAGAGCATTACACCTGATAAGCAGCAAATATTCCATATACCTGAGGTTGTGGATGACTTTGTACGGAATTTTTTGGTAAGAATGGGAATGCACAAAACCCTAGACTGTTTTCAGACAGAGTGGTATGAGATGGTTTACAAGGGCAAGTTGAACAAGGAACAGGTTGGGATTGTACaagatgcatacacacagaaccagcTCCTTGACAACAAGCTCCAAAATGTGCAGAGGGAGCGTGATGATTACAGGGAGGCTGCTTTCAAAGCTGGCGAGGTGCTTGTAAGGCTGCGCAAGGAGCGGGACTTTCACCGCCTGCATCACAAACGCGTAGCCCAGGAGAAGAACAGACTGATAGAGGACTTCAAACGACTGAAGAAGCACTATGCCTCCTATGAGCCGGCCATGCAGATGCTGACAGATAAGTACCAGGCAGCACTGAAGCAGAAGATGCTTGTCAGTTTGGAGAGGGATAGGGCTCTAGGGCAACTCCAGGGTCTGGAAGTCAGCCTTCGCAACACAGCAGCCAAAGGGGTAGACCGCCTGTCGGCAGGGTCTCATTCAGCTAGCAGGGAGCCTGGCCTGCTGCATGGTCAGGGCAGGCTGAAAGGCAGTGCAGGGGAGGACTCCAGGCCACAGGCTGAAGGCATTGCCCCAAATAATCTGGACTCTGAGTTCCCTGCCGATACCTGTATAGACCCACTCCTTACCCATGTTAAGTTGCACCCTGCTGATGGCTCCAGAATGCCGGTGTTCCACCTGACCAGCTCAGTGAAGGCCCACTCCCTGCCTGTGAGCTGCCTGGCCCTGCACCCACAAAAGCTGATCGCAGCCTCCACCAGTGATGACCACCTGTGGAAGATGTGGGGCCTGCCAGTGGGGGAAGAGCTAATGACAGGGGAGGGCCACAGCGACTGGCTCTCTGGCTGCAGTTTTCAACCGAATGGAGGCCAGCTGGCTACCACCAGTGGCGATGCCACGGTCAAGGTCTGGGACTTCTCCCTGGGCCATTGTGTCCTGACTCTGGAGGGCCACACCCATGCCACCTGGGGTTGCTCCTTCCACTCCTGTGGCGACTTCCTGGCCTCCTGCTCCATGGACAACACATGCAAAGTCTGGGACCTGCACAGCCAACGCTGTCGCAATACATTGCGTGGCCACACGGACTCTGTCAACAGTGTCTGCTTCCTGCCATTGTCCAACACGCTGCTCACTTGCTCCGCTGATAAGACGCTGGCACTATGGGATGCCCGCACTGGTCTGCGTGCCCAGACCTTCTATGGCCACCTGCACTCCTGCAACCATGCATCCTTCAGCTTGCCAGGCAATGCTGTTGCTTCCTGTGACTCCTACGGGGAAGTGAAGCTGTGGGACATCAGAAAGGCGACTGTTGTGGTAACTGTGTATATAGGCCCTCACCCCAGCAACCAGGTGGCTTTCAACCCTTCGGGCTGGACACTAGCTGTTGCCAGTAATGATGgctcagtgaagctggtggatcTGGGCTCTTCCCAGGTTACCAGTTTAGTGGGGCATGAGGATGCCGTGCAGAGCGTAATTTTTGACCATAAAGGGGAGTACTTACTGTCAGGTGGCTCAGATGGAATGATTCACATCTGGTcatga